TTTTGTGTTTTCTCGATAAAATCATCAAGCTCTTGCTGCATTTTAAACAATTGTTGTAAATTCATTTTTTTCTCCTAAATTTCTAAATTAATTTATAAAAAGTGAAACTAATTTCCCCCTTCAATCGTATAGGGAAGAATAACCTTTATTCAAGGGGGAAATAAAACATGTTGCCGTTACTAATTCGACTTGCTGTAATTGCGCTTATAATCTATGTATTTTACAAAGCGATTCGTTATATAACCGATCCTAAGCGAAAACTTGATGAAGCCTATGAAAAAGGCCATTATTATTTTTACGATGATGTTAAAAATGTCCGAAAAAATTTCTTTATATCCTATAAGGGTGCACTTTTTGAAGGTGAAAAATACCTCGGTACTACTGAGGAAGCCTTTGAGGTTGTGACAATTTTCGTTGGTGCTCGTGATGCTGCGACATTGCAGGGCTTCAAAAAAAGTGATTTTGAATATTTACAGCAAGAAATCCTATTGAACTATCCAAACGCAAAAATTAATTGGAAGCAGCCCATTGAACAGCTTATGCGCAACACATCCTCCTCATGAGGATGTGTTTGTAATTAGCGTATTTTTTGTGTCTCCTCACTCTCACCATAGCTGTACAACGATAAAAATTTGAACAGCGGCTAACAGTGGGAAGCCAAAAGCAAAGCTGTTATGGCGTGTTTTATGACGAAATAAATACATTCCCAACACGCCGCCTACTGCCCCTCCAGCAATGGCCAGCGTAAAAAGCGAACGTTCCGCAATTCGCCACTCATGCTTTTTTGCTTTGGATTTATCCATGCCCATCATTACGAGCAGTACTATAGAAACAATTGCCATATAGGCTACTAATGCTTGTCCCATTGAAGTCTCCTTTACAAGTGATTTACTACTAACTCTAACATAAAAAAGACTGACGGATACATCCATCAGTCTTGAGAATACATATTATTTTGCGACTGTCGCTTCGCTTTCATCGCAGAATTTAACTGAGAGTCGCTTCGTTTCAGTCGTGTAAAAAACATTATATCGCTTAATTATTTAGCGACTGCTTTTTTAGCAGCATCTGCTAATTGAGTGAATGCTGTTGCATCTGTTACAGCTAGATCTGCTAACATTTTACGGTTAACTTCGATACCAGCAACTTTTAAACCGTGCATTAAACGGCTATAAGAAAGACCGTTCATACGAGCAGCTGCATTAATACGAGTGATCCATAATTTACGGAAATCACGTTTTTTCTGACGACGGTCACGGTATGCATATGAACCTGACTTCATCACTGCTTGGTTAGCAACTTTATATAATGTATGTTTAGAACCAAAGTAACCTTTAGCTAATTTTAAAACTTTTTTACGACGTTTGCGCGTCACTGTTCCGCCTTTTACGCGTGGCATATGAATTACCTCCTGCTTTT
This genomic stretch from Lysinibacillus pakistanensis harbors:
- a CDS encoding sigma-w pathway protein ysdB, with product MLPLLIRLAVIALIIYVFYKAIRYITDPKRKLDEAYEKGHYYFYDDVKNVRKNFFISYKGALFEGEKYLGTTEEAFEVVTIFVGARDAATLQGFKKSDFEYLQQEILLNYPNAKINWKQPIEQLMRNTSSS
- the rplT gene encoding 50S ribosomal protein L20; its protein translation is MPRVKGGTVTRKRRKKVLKLAKGYFGSKHTLYKVANQAVMKSGSYAYRDRRQKKRDFRKLWITRINAAARMNGLSYSRLMHGLKVAGIEVNRKMLADLAVTDATAFTQLADAAKKAVAK
- a CDS encoding DUF1294 domain-containing protein, with product MGQALVAYMAIVSIVLLVMMGMDKSKAKKHEWRIAERSLFTLAIAGGAVGGVLGMYLFRHKTRHNSFAFGFPLLAAVQIFIVVQLW